The Chryseobacterium glaciei DNA window ATGTAATGATCGCTGCCAACAGAGATGCTTATGACAAATCATTAGCGAATGTTTCAAAAGTGATTGAAATATTTCAGACAAATAACGTGCTGGAGGCTGATGATTACAAATTCAGAATAGAATTGCACTCCATTCCTTTTGAGCAGTTAAGTTATGTCTGGGGATTATTAGGCGGAAAGGTAATGCCTTCTGCATTCTATAAAATCAGTGTAATAAAAATTGCTCCAAACACAGCACCGCTCGATGTTGAATTAATTGATGAGGTAAATATTAAAAGCTTTAAAGTCGATTAATCATAAAAACAAAAATAAAAACTAATAACCTTTAACTTAAATTTTTAAAACATGCCAAATCCAACAACGCCAGGCGTTTCAGTTGAAGAAATTACCAAACTTCCAAATTCAATTTCATTAATAGATACAGCTATGCCTGTATTCATAGGGTATACTGAGCTAATACCCGAAGGCTATGATATTAATAATAGTAAAAATAAAAAGCTTAAAATCAGCTCTCTTTTGGAATTTGAGGATAAGTTTGGAAGAGCAAAAAAGGAAAGTATCCAACTGAAAGATACCAAAGATAAAGGACTAACTCTTATAACACCGGAAGTACAGTTTTTAATGTACTATTCGCTACAGATGTATTTTGCCAATGGTGGCGGTCCATGCTATATTGTTTCAACAGGGACTTATGCTTCGGCTTCAGCAGG harbors:
- a CDS encoding DUF4255 domain-containing protein, giving the protein MIDNVLKILQNKLNDPINGLKDDDGEVNIAVVNNIAKHEDEDSTNLKNKVVITLLTVEEESTMKNTPRYNKLKTTPVRYELESAPAYLNLYVMIAANRDAYDKSLANVSKVIEIFQTNNVLEADDYKFRIELHSIPFEQLSYVWGLLGGKVMPSAFYKISVIKIAPNTAPLDVELIDEVNIKSFKVD